CGGTGCCCGTGAGTTCATCCATGCTGGACGCCGTTTGCTGCAACGCCGACGCCTGCTGTTCCGTGCGCGATGACAGGTCGATATTGCCCGCTGCGATCTGTTTCGTCGCAGAGGCGATCGACTCGCTGCCCGAGCGTACCGACCGCACGGTTTCGATGAGGCTTGCTTGCATCGTCGAAAGGCCGCGCAGAAGCTGGCCCATCTCGTCGTTCGAGCTGACCGTCACTTCGCGGCGCAGATCGCCCGATGCAATCGCGCTGAACTGCGTGAGCGCGGCGTCCAGCGGACGCGCGATGCGGCGGCGCAGCGACGCCCACGAATAGATCGCGGCAGCCACGCCGGCGAGGATCGCGGCGATGCTCAACAGGCGGAAAGTTTCGAACTGGGCTTGTCCTGCGTCGTAAGCGCGTTGCGCCGATTCGAACTGCAGCTTGCGCAGTGCGACGCCCGTCTTCGCGAATTCGTTGAACGCCGCCTGCATAGCGCTGGCGTCGGCGGTGATCTTGTCCTGGTCCTTCGCGCGCACATCCGCATAGCCTTCGTCGATCAGCTTCTGCATCGCAAGACGCTGCTGATTGAACTTGTCGGCGAGCGCTTTCTCTTCCTGACCCTGCGGCAGCGATGCGTATTTGCCCCATGCCTCGTCGGAGGTCTTGCGCATGAGCGCGCCACGTCCGATGGCATCTTCGGCTGCGCTCGTGCCTACGTTCAAAGCGGCGCGGTCGAAGCTCAGACGCTCGCGTGCCATGAACATCTCGGCGTTGCCGACGGAAACCGCGCTCGGCATTTCGTTCGTGAAAAGATCATGCGTCACCGAGTTTGCGCGTGTTATGCCGATGAGCCCGAGCACGCCGATACCGATCAGCAGCGCGCTCAGCAGCGTCATGGCCAAAGCCAGCCGCCCTTTGATGGTCGAAAACATGGATTCCTCGAAATGGCTGCATCGCGTCATTCACGCGGAGGCGGCGATGCTGCGCCCACTGCGCGGCCGAGGGAATCCATCGACCTTTGTATATCGACAGCGGCGCGCCGCACTTGAGTCCGGGAAAACAAGGATGAGAAAGCGCACGGCCGATCGTTTTATTTCATGCGACGGCATGAAGCATCCACGCCGCGCCTGCGGCGATCATCAGTACACCCATGCCTTGTGCTATGCGATGCCCGAACGACAGCATGCGCTCTGCCGCTATGGCCAACGTCACCGCGGCCATTGCTCGCGGGTCCGCCATGCCGGCAACGCATAAAGCCACGGTGAGCGCCGCGCAGGATGCAATGCACTGCATGCCGTGCCATATCCCGTGTTCATACGATGCGAGCATCGTCGAGCGATGCTCGCGGGTCGAGCGGCAACGCGCGAGACGGCGCGCCTTCCATCGGCTCGATTGCACGATGCCGGCAAGCACGATCACCGCGCCGCCGGCGACGGGCTTCGTCACGAGAAGCGCGCTCCATGTCGCGCCGAGCGGATACATCGCGATGCCGGTCATCGACCATGCCGTGACATAACCGGCCGTCATGAGCGCAAGCGCCGCCGCGCCGCACCGGCGATAGCGCCACAACGTCTGCGCGAAGGGCGGCAGCATCATCGCGTTCATCATGACGGCCCATGCAGCGACGAAAGAGACTGCCGCGCCGAGCGGCGTCTGGCCGCAGGGACGCGCCCAGTCCATCGAGGGCATGCAGGCATGACACGCGGCGAGCAACGCGGCGCTCAGCGCGAACGCGAAGGCAAGCAGCGCGACGAATCCGCGCCGCTCGTGCTCGCTTGCAACGTACGCGCTCTGCACGACGAGATCAGTCCGCATACTCGTCATGGCGCTTCCACCAGATGCCGTTCTCATTGCGTCCTTTCGGCGCGCGATCGAGCCATTGATACATGCCCCACAGCGCATCGAGACCACGCGCATACGCCGAATACGTGTGATAGACGACGCCGTCTTCCATCGCGAATGCACTCATGCCGGGGCGGTCGCGCGTGAAGGTCGGCGCGTCGGTGCCGCACTCGGCGGCGAATGCCTTCACGGGTTCCGGCGCGTCCTTCATGTCCATCGCGTGGCCGCCGCGCGCAAAGTTATATTCGATGTCGCCCGCGCGCTGCTGCGCCTCGGTGAACGACACGTTGAAGTCGTAGTTGAACTCGCCATCCTTCGCGGACGCCCACGGAAAGCACCATCCCATGCGCTTTTTGTAGGCCGCGAGCTTGTCGATGGACGCGCGCGACACGGCCCACAGCGCGACATCATGATGCGCGAGATGAACGGCGAAGCCGTCGAAGCCGTCCGCAATCGACGAGCAAGATGGACAGCCCGCGCTCCAGTCCGGTCCGAACATGAAGTGATAGACGAGCAGTTGCGAGCGCCCGCCAAAGAGGTCGGCGAGCGTGGCATCGCCGGCTTCGGTATCGAAGCGATATGTCTTGTCGATGCGAACCCACGGCAAAGCCTGACGTTGCCGCGCGAGTTCGTCGCTGCGGCGCGTGAGGTCCTTCTCGGCTTTCAAGAGATCGAGCCGTGCGGCGAGCCATTCATGGTGTGTCGCAGTGGTGTGAGTCGTCATTTGCGTTGCCTCCGTTGTGCGGCGGTGCGTGCGCACCGGTTTGGTATCCCTTGCAAAGCGCGTCATGCGTGGTGTTAGATTAGTGCCGGGCATCGGACGCGGGGGAGTGACAAGCGTGTCGGGATTCGCATGGATTCGTTGATGACGGCGGCGGCGCGCGCGCTCGCGGCGGGCGATCCGCTCGGCGCGCTGAATCGCGTGGCGCTGCGCGACGATGCCCCCGCGCTCGCGCTGCGCGGCATCGCGATGGCGCAGCTCGGCGACTTCCCGCGTGCGAAGACGCTGCTCAGGCGCGCGTCTCGCGCATTCGGCGCGAAGGAAGCGGTGGCGCGCGCCCGCTGCGTTGTCGCCGAAGCGGAGATTGCGCTCGCATCGCGCGAACTCGCGTGGCCCGCGAAGGCGCTGGACCACGCGCGCGCGACGCTCGAAGCGCACGGCGATCGCATCAACGCAGCGCACGCGCGTTATCTCGACGTGCG
Above is a window of Caballeronia sp. SL2Y3 DNA encoding:
- a CDS encoding methyl-accepting chemotaxis protein produces the protein MFSTIKGRLALAMTLLSALLIGIGVLGLIGITRANSVTHDLFTNEMPSAVSVGNAEMFMARERLSFDRAALNVGTSAAEDAIGRGALMRKTSDEAWGKYASLPQGQEEKALADKFNQQRLAMQKLIDEGYADVRAKDQDKITADASAMQAAFNEFAKTGVALRKLQFESAQRAYDAGQAQFETFRLLSIAAILAGVAAAIYSWASLRRRIARPLDAALTQFSAIASGDLRREVTVSSNDEMGQLLRGLSTMQASLIETVRSVRSGSESIASATKQIAAGNIDLSSRTEQQASALQQTASSMDELTGTVKQNADNARQASMLAANASEIASKGSHVVSQVVTTMGEINQSSAKIADIITIIEGIAFQTNILALNAAVEAARAGEGGRGFAVVAGEVRSLAQRSSAAAKEIKELIDTSVERVQSGSALVDEAGRTMSEISGAVERVTDIMGEIAAASEEQSSGIDQVARAVTQMDEVTQQNAALVEEAAAAAQSLEDQAAALRSAVETFRLHEAA
- a CDS encoding DUF2182 domain-containing protein, which codes for MTSMRTDLVVQSAYVASEHERRGFVALLAFAFALSAALLAACHACMPSMDWARPCGQTPLGAAVSFVAAWAVMMNAMMLPPFAQTLWRYRRCGAAALALMTAGYVTAWSMTGIAMYPLGATWSALLVTKPVAGGAVIVLAGIVQSSRWKARRLARCRSTREHRSTMLASYEHGIWHGMQCIASCAALTVALCVAGMADPRAMAAVTLAIAAERMLSFGHRIAQGMGVLMIAAGAAWMLHAVA
- a CDS encoding DUF899 domain-containing protein: MTTHTTATHHEWLAARLDLLKAEKDLTRRSDELARQRQALPWVRIDKTYRFDTEAGDATLADLFGGRSQLLVYHFMFGPDWSAGCPSCSSIADGFDGFAVHLAHHDVALWAVSRASIDKLAAYKKRMGWCFPWASAKDGEFNYDFNVSFTEAQQRAGDIEYNFARGGHAMDMKDAPEPVKAFAAECGTDAPTFTRDRPGMSAFAMEDGVVYHTYSAYARGLDALWGMYQWLDRAPKGRNENGIWWKRHDEYAD